In Molothrus aeneus isolate 106 chromosome 3, BPBGC_Maene_1.0, whole genome shotgun sequence, a single genomic region encodes these proteins:
- the VEGFA gene encoding vascular endothelial growth factor A, long form isoform X1, which yields MNFLLTWIRWGLAALLYLQSAELSKAAPALGDGERKPNEVIKFLEVYERSFCRTIETLVDIFQEYPDEVEYIFKPSCVPLMRCAGCCGDEGLECVPVDVYNVTMEIMRIKPHQSQHISHMSFLQHSKCDCRPKKDVKNKQEKKSKRGRGKGQKRKRKKGRYKPLSFHCEPCSERRKHLFVQDPQTCKCSCKFTDSRCKSRQLELNERTCRCEKPRR from the exons TTGTCGAAGGCTGCGCCTGCCCTGGGGGATGGGGAGCGGAAACCCAATGAAG TTATCAAATTCCTGGAAGTCTACGAGCGCAGCTTCTGCAGGACTATTGAGACCCTGGTGGACATTTTCCAGGAGTACCCTGATGAGGTGGAGTACATATTCAAGCCATCCTGTGTGCCTCTGATGAGATGTGCGGGTTGCTGCGGCGATGAGGGCCTAGAATGTGTCCCTGTGGATGTGTACAACGTCACAATGGAG ATCATGAGAATTAAACCCCATCAGAGTCAGCACATATCACACATGAGCTTCTTACAGCACAGTAAATGTGACTGCAG ACCAAAGAAAGAtgtcaaaaacaaacaagaaaa aaaatcaAAGCGAGGAAGGGGGAAGGGTCAAAAGAGAAAGCGCAAGAAAGGCCGGTACAAACCACTCAGCTT TCACTGTGAGCCTTGCTCAGAGAGGAGAAAGCACTTGTTTGTACAAGATCCCCAGACCTGTAAATGTTCCTGCAAATTCACAGACTCACGTTGCAAGTCGAGGCAGCTTGAGTTAAACGAGCGCACTTGCAG ATGTGAAAAACCGAGACGGTGA